One region of Candidatus Alcyoniella australis genomic DNA includes:
- a CDS encoding DNA internalization-related competence protein ComEC/Rec2, whose product MIKRPMTLLALALVGAILLGEDWPGLRIWALCGAVLAAAATLWAALRGRRGLLGPLLLAALALWGMGRGAHLAAEHPLAEPFDVQGRPLKATVQGLVLRDARGLSDPARLLILVEGVKVRGRELEGQGARAMLTVYQGQVQSRVGDRVRFYGRVKLPTSFRNPGCFDIAAYERRRGIELLGSLADARDLELLQPAAAWPLRRALEDLRGRIRSNIVLAAPGDAAAVLCALVLGETGMIDEALRETFIHSGAAHLLAISGTHVAALLAFVSVLVMLIFKARPNWLLRVDARKVAALCCTLTVAGYVLLADLRITALRAAIMFGVAALALISDRLRDLTSAVSLAVVVILLIWPGSLFEPGFQLSFCAVTTLALYLGWLRRRRSRLSELKRLELTHKPHGLLRGVAHLAGVSLALVLGTAPVSAAHFGQVAPGAIVANMAAMPLVGLLVVPLGLCGAMLSLVWPAAGSLLIALAGALIQGLIPFLEAVAELPGAYLTLAPPRPLQVALLLAALLAVALERPRRLWLHCALILAALAGLFEVGLWARNRLDNSFRVEALDVGQGLCLLLRFPHGRAGLIDGGGMRIGEMDIGEVAVLPYLRHERIRKLEFVLATHPHPDHFRGLQSVLRSLKVDEFWRSRFDHTEPQADLRYRELLELVQRLGIRQRELDMESPPIEIGGVRLAVLLPPPAREDLRGWTLNDKSVVLKAALGEVSFLLGADMEQHAERRLLQSDFSLQSTVFLAPHHGSDTSSSEALLAAVHPKHALISAGRFNSYGLPSPRVIKRLQRLGIRVWRTDLDGLVSIKTDGNRLDAAAAAGREAQR is encoded by the coding sequence TTGATCAAGCGGCCGATGACGCTGCTGGCCCTGGCGTTGGTCGGCGCGATTTTGCTCGGAGAAGATTGGCCCGGACTGCGGATATGGGCGCTGTGCGGCGCGGTGTTGGCCGCGGCCGCCACGCTGTGGGCGGCGCTGCGCGGGAGGCGGGGCCTGCTGGGGCCGCTGCTGTTGGCCGCTCTGGCGCTATGGGGTATGGGGCGCGGCGCGCATCTGGCGGCCGAGCATCCATTGGCCGAACCGTTCGATGTTCAGGGTCGGCCGCTTAAAGCAACGGTCCAGGGTCTGGTGCTGCGCGACGCGCGGGGCCTGAGCGACCCGGCGCGGCTGCTGATTTTGGTCGAGGGCGTGAAGGTCCGCGGCCGCGAGCTTGAGGGGCAGGGCGCGCGGGCGATGCTCACGGTCTATCAGGGTCAGGTGCAATCGCGGGTCGGCGACCGCGTGCGCTTTTACGGACGGGTCAAGCTGCCCACCAGCTTTCGCAATCCCGGCTGCTTCGACATCGCGGCCTACGAACGGCGGCGCGGGATCGAGCTGCTGGGCTCCCTGGCCGACGCGCGTGATCTCGAGCTACTCCAGCCGGCCGCGGCCTGGCCGCTGCGGCGCGCGCTGGAGGATCTGCGCGGACGCATTCGCAGCAACATCGTGCTCGCGGCGCCCGGGGACGCGGCTGCCGTGCTCTGTGCACTGGTTCTGGGCGAGACCGGGATGATCGACGAGGCACTGCGCGAGACGTTCATCCACTCCGGGGCCGCGCACCTGCTGGCGATTTCGGGTACTCACGTGGCGGCCCTGCTGGCCTTTGTTAGCGTGCTGGTGATGCTGATCTTTAAAGCCCGGCCCAATTGGCTGCTGCGGGTCGACGCGCGCAAGGTCGCTGCGCTGTGTTGCACGCTGACCGTGGCGGGCTACGTGCTGCTGGCCGATCTGCGGATCACGGCCCTGCGCGCGGCGATCATGTTCGGCGTGGCCGCATTGGCTTTGATCAGCGACCGGCTGCGCGATCTGACCTCGGCCGTGTCGTTGGCCGTGGTGGTGATTTTACTGATCTGGCCCGGGTCGCTGTTCGAGCCCGGATTCCAGCTCTCGTTCTGCGCGGTGACCACCCTGGCGCTCTACCTGGGCTGGCTGCGGCGCAGGCGCAGTCGACTAAGCGAGCTTAAGCGGCTCGAGCTGACGCACAAGCCACACGGATTGCTGCGCGGCGTTGCGCACCTGGCCGGAGTTTCGCTGGCATTGGTCTTGGGGACCGCGCCGGTCAGCGCCGCACACTTCGGCCAGGTGGCGCCGGGCGCGATCGTGGCCAACATGGCGGCCATGCCGCTGGTCGGCCTGCTCGTGGTCCCCCTGGGTCTTTGCGGAGCGATGCTCAGTCTGGTCTGGCCAGCGGCCGGTTCGCTGCTGATCGCATTGGCCGGAGCGCTGATCCAGGGACTGATCCCGTTTCTCGAGGCCGTGGCCGAACTGCCCGGCGCGTACCTGACGCTGGCTCCGCCGCGGCCATTGCAGGTGGCGCTGCTCCTCGCCGCGCTGCTGGCCGTGGCGCTCGAGCGGCCGCGCCGACTGTGGCTGCACTGCGCGCTGATTTTGGCGGCCCTGGCCGGGCTGTTCGAGGTCGGGCTGTGGGCGCGCAACCGGCTGGACAACAGCTTCCGCGTGGAGGCCCTGGACGTGGGGCAGGGGCTGTGCCTGTTGCTGCGCTTCCCCCACGGCCGCGCCGGGCTGATCGACGGCGGAGGGATGCGCATCGGCGAGATGGATATCGGCGAGGTCGCGGTGCTGCCCTACCTGCGGCACGAGCGGATTCGCAAGCTCGAGTTCGTGCTGGCCACCCATCCGCATCCCGATCATTTCCGCGGTCTGCAAAGCGTGCTGCGCTCGCTGAAGGTGGATGAGTTCTGGCGCAGCCGCTTCGACCATACCGAGCCCCAGGCCGACTTGCGCTACCGGGAGTTGCTGGAGCTGGTCCAGCGGCTCGGGATTAGGCAGCGCGAGTTGGACATGGAATCGCCGCCCATCGAGATTGGCGGCGTGCGGCTGGCCGTGCTGCTGCCGCCGCCGGCGCGCGAGGACCTGCGCGGTTGGACCCTCAACGATAAGAGCGTGGTGCTCAAGGCCGCGTTGGGCGAGGTCTCGTTCCTGCTGGGCGCGGACATGGAACAGCACGCCGAACGACGGCTGCTGCAAAGTGATTTCTCGCTGCAATCGACAGTGTTTTTAGCCCCGCATCACGGCTCGGACACCAGCAGTTCCGAGGCGTTACTGGCTGCGGTGCACCCCAAGCACGCGCTGATCAGCG
- the uvrC gene encoding excinuclease ABC subunit UvrC → MRARLEQLAHAAASFPLRPGVYLFRDEAGRVIYVGKAKALRNRVRSYFSSTEPGSKTEHMLARAAALEFIVLPNETEALRVENELIKKYRPRYNVRLRDDKTYAYLRFNLREQWPRPTITRRVRSDGALYYGPFTHQVELKRIHRALERSFPLRKCTDRQLAARDRPCINGEMGRCLGPCSGADPEQYARVVSDVRRALGGSGDELAAELQLRMEAAAENLDFERAAQLRDQVEAVRNVFGSAEMVMRCFDDLDAVGLYRRGGAVAVALLFVRAGRVLGRHVVDFSGLEVDDEELLSSFISRYYLGGTLIPPRILVPLELPDAAALGELLSEARGARVELSWARRGRPRELVRTARENAEASFEALRDAAADDELLLESLQKRLRLKSLPRRIECYDVSNTGGMQAVASQVTFVDARPDKALYRRYKIKDVPADQGGDVAMLRETLLRRGRRALERKDWPDLLVIDGGRGQVAAAQAALDDLEIKRGPELIGLAKPNERELARGEARDKVYLPGRVNPLLLPKGSDALFLLMRLRDEAHRFALAAHRKQRGKASLASALDGVPGLGPKRKRALLRHFGSVERIRQADVEQLSAVPGVPESIVRALRERLEQGG, encoded by the coding sequence ATGAGGGCGAGGCTGGAGCAACTGGCCCACGCTGCCGCATCCTTCCCCCTACGACCCGGGGTCTACCTATTCCGCGACGAGGCGGGGCGGGTGATCTACGTGGGCAAGGCCAAGGCGCTACGCAATCGCGTGCGATCCTACTTTTCCTCCACCGAGCCCGGATCCAAGACCGAGCACATGCTCGCGCGCGCCGCAGCGCTCGAGTTCATCGTGTTGCCCAACGAGACCGAGGCGCTGCGCGTCGAGAACGAGCTAATTAAAAAGTATCGACCGCGCTACAACGTGCGGCTGCGCGACGATAAGACTTACGCCTATTTGCGCTTCAACCTGCGCGAGCAGTGGCCGCGGCCGACGATCACCCGCCGCGTGCGCTCGGACGGCGCGCTGTACTACGGGCCGTTCACCCACCAGGTCGAGCTCAAGCGGATCCATCGCGCATTGGAGCGTTCGTTCCCGCTGCGCAAGTGCACCGACCGCCAACTGGCCGCGCGCGATCGGCCCTGCATTAACGGCGAGATGGGGCGCTGCCTGGGGCCGTGTAGCGGCGCGGACCCAGAGCAATACGCGCGGGTGGTCAGCGACGTGCGCCGCGCCTTGGGCGGCAGCGGCGATGAGCTGGCCGCAGAGCTGCAACTGCGCATGGAGGCCGCGGCCGAGAATCTGGACTTCGAACGCGCGGCCCAGCTGCGCGACCAGGTCGAAGCGGTACGCAACGTGTTCGGCTCGGCCGAGATGGTGATGAGGTGCTTCGACGACCTGGACGCCGTGGGGCTCTATCGCCGAGGAGGCGCGGTGGCCGTGGCGCTGCTGTTCGTGCGCGCGGGACGCGTGCTGGGACGGCACGTGGTCGACTTCAGCGGGTTGGAGGTTGACGACGAGGAACTGCTCTCGTCGTTCATCTCGCGCTACTACCTGGGCGGCACGCTGATCCCGCCGCGAATCCTCGTGCCGCTCGAGCTGCCCGACGCCGCGGCCCTGGGCGAGCTGCTGAGCGAGGCGCGCGGCGCGCGGGTCGAGCTGAGTTGGGCGCGACGCGGCAGGCCGCGCGAGCTGGTGCGCACTGCCCGCGAAAATGCCGAGGCCTCGTTCGAGGCATTGCGCGACGCGGCGGCCGACGACGAGCTGTTACTAGAATCGTTGCAGAAACGACTGCGCCTGAAGTCGTTACCGCGACGCATCGAGTGTTACGACGTGTCGAACACCGGCGGCATGCAGGCCGTTGCCAGCCAGGTGACGTTCGTTGACGCCCGTCCGGACAAGGCGCTCTACCGTCGTTACAAGATCAAGGACGTTCCCGCGGACCAGGGGGGCGACGTGGCGATGTTGCGCGAGACCCTGCTGCGCCGCGGACGCCGCGCGTTGGAGCGCAAAGACTGGCCCGACTTGCTGGTGATCGACGGCGGCCGGGGGCAGGTGGCCGCAGCCCAGGCCGCGCTGGACGACCTTGAAATCAAACGCGGGCCGGAGCTGATCGGCCTGGCCAAGCCCAATGAGCGCGAGCTGGCCCGCGGCGAGGCGCGCGACAAGGTCTATTTGCCCGGCCGCGTTAATCCGCTGCTGCTGCCCAAGGGCTCGGACGCGCTGTTCCTGCTGATGCGGCTGCGCGACGAGGCGCACCGCTTTGCCCTGGCAGCCCATCGCAAGCAGCGCGGCAAGGCCTCGCTGGCCTCGGCCCTCGATGGCGTACCGGGCCTGGGTCCCAAACGCAAACGCGCGTTGCTGCGGCACTTTGGCTCGGTGGAGCGCATCCGGCAGGCTGACGTTGAACAGCTCTCCGCAGTGCCCGGAGTGCCCGAGTCGATCGTCCGCGCCCTGCGCGAGCGCCTCGAGCAAGGCGGTTGA
- a CDS encoding cupin domain-containing protein, with the protein MKVVAYQDVQGILLDDPGMSGVSLRVVAGPQDGCNNFVMRVFQIAPGGYTTRHAHPHEHEVFFFEGSGEVLNEDRWMPVECGSVAAINGGVEHQIKAGEQGLKFICVVPVLRESKVSDRSPNPSGG; encoded by the coding sequence ATGAAGGTGGTTGCCTACCAGGATGTGCAGGGAATACTGCTCGACGATCCGGGAATGAGCGGAGTGTCGCTACGCGTGGTCGCCGGGCCTCAGGACGGCTGCAACAACTTCGTAATGCGCGTGTTCCAGATCGCGCCCGGCGGCTACACCACGCGTCACGCTCACCCGCACGAGCACGAGGTGTTTTTCTTCGAGGGCTCGGGCGAGGTACTCAACGAGGATCGCTGGATGCCGGTGGAATGCGGCTCGGTGGCTGCGATCAACGGCGGAGTCGAGCACCAGATCAAGGCTGGCGAGCAGGGGCTGAAATTCATCTGCGTGGTCCCGGTGCTGCGCGAGTCCAAAGTTTCGGACCGCAGCCCCAACCCCTCCGGCGGCTGA
- a CDS encoding transglycosylase SLT domain-containing protein yields the protein MIGRRIAALAAVLLLLLLAPAQSWACWLPVVAPCEMFHGNVLRAGAVAIVRLTPESLLSLGIHATRAGDWQRGAALLAPLSKRFALADDVVALPLARCLINLGDPARALSVLEGALRTARGPWADEARVLAARALIDLGQLQRAEASLDLVAAGEGRILTEADLVRALLYARQGEATHTRALLERFSREDPTFREAFHEPEFSALYQRALGGRPIVLDAEGLTQRAATLLQEQQYQSALQTCLELERRFPAVAGRTGFLWTWAKVYFRLTDREGRETKYSELYARYRNAKKAAGQYRAGIAAWRRGRVEDDDLALAHYRRAFELQPRARDARNALMRGGRLALARGRFADAERFFLDVARSYPRSSNADEARMLAGVCMLADGRPGDAAQLLEELASERGAQTPGALYWAWRARQAQGHERNAAAHLRNLQRRYPRSYYAAMTQLDPAAESWNYDAEMSGLLIEARGDRDQRATAAASVLLQEIGRIDDRELRIGCAARAVRPLTRVLLLIEGNVGSLARPDLKLLLDAAPDTMHGRWAALALYELSGETRWSLRLVYRLMAEDDGARSLDDLPGLDPRRLVYPPTWIELVDAQCRIEDLDPALMLSLIRQESAFDADAISVANARGLCQFIPPMVDSAAASLGLEGLRPDQVYDPELNVCLGVRHLHDLLVQHDGNIVLALAGYNATEPVALTWSERGLAAMPPDLAAEAIMFAETRGYVKTILSNVAVYRRLYRTGSFELQQGTRAN from the coding sequence ATGATTGGTCGGCGGATCGCCGCGCTCGCGGCGGTGTTGCTGCTGCTGTTGCTCGCCCCGGCGCAGTCGTGGGCCTGCTGGCTGCCGGTGGTCGCACCGTGCGAGATGTTCCACGGCAACGTGCTGCGCGCAGGCGCGGTGGCTATCGTCCGACTAACGCCCGAGTCGCTGCTTAGCCTGGGGATTCACGCCACGCGCGCCGGAGATTGGCAACGCGGCGCCGCGTTGCTCGCGCCGTTGAGCAAACGCTTCGCCCTGGCCGACGACGTGGTCGCGCTGCCCCTGGCGCGCTGTTTAATCAACTTGGGCGATCCCGCACGGGCGCTGTCAGTGCTCGAGGGGGCGTTGCGAACTGCGCGCGGCCCGTGGGCCGACGAGGCGCGCGTGCTTGCCGCGCGGGCCCTGATCGACCTGGGGCAGTTGCAACGTGCCGAGGCATCGTTGGACCTGGTGGCCGCGGGCGAGGGCCGCATCCTGACCGAGGCCGATCTGGTCCGCGCATTGCTCTATGCGCGGCAGGGTGAGGCCACACACACGCGCGCGCTGCTCGAGCGCTTCAGTCGCGAGGATCCGACATTCCGCGAGGCTTTTCATGAGCCCGAGTTCAGCGCGTTGTACCAGCGCGCCTTGGGCGGGCGGCCGATCGTGCTGGACGCCGAGGGGTTGACCCAACGCGCTGCGACGCTGTTGCAGGAGCAGCAGTACCAATCGGCGCTGCAAACCTGCCTCGAGCTCGAGCGCCGCTTTCCCGCAGTGGCCGGGCGCACCGGCTTTCTCTGGACCTGGGCCAAGGTCTACTTCCGTCTCACCGACCGCGAGGGCCGGGAAACCAAATACTCCGAGCTCTATGCGCGCTACCGCAACGCAAAAAAAGCGGCGGGCCAGTATCGCGCGGGAATCGCGGCCTGGCGCAGGGGCCGGGTCGAGGACGACGATCTGGCGCTGGCGCACTATCGCCGGGCGTTCGAGCTTCAGCCGCGGGCGCGCGACGCGCGCAATGCATTGATGCGCGGCGGCAGGCTGGCCCTGGCCCGCGGCCGCTTTGCCGACGCCGAGCGCTTCTTCCTCGACGTGGCCCGCAGCTATCCACGATCCAGCAATGCGGACGAGGCGCGGATGCTCGCCGGGGTCTGTATGCTCGCCGATGGTCGGCCCGGCGACGCGGCCCAGCTGCTCGAGGAGTTGGCGTCCGAGCGCGGCGCGCAGACTCCCGGCGCACTGTACTGGGCTTGGCGCGCACGCCAGGCTCAAGGGCACGAGCGCAACGCTGCGGCGCATTTACGCAATTTGCAACGGCGCTACCCGCGCTCGTACTACGCCGCAATGACCCAGCTGGATCCGGCTGCGGAAAGCTGGAACTACGACGCCGAGATGTCCGGGCTGCTGATCGAGGCGCGCGGTGACCGCGACCAACGCGCAACGGCCGCGGCGAGCGTCTTGCTTCAAGAGATCGGGCGTATCGATGATCGCGAGCTGCGCATCGGCTGCGCGGCCCGGGCGGTCAGGCCGCTGACGCGTGTGCTGCTGTTGATCGAGGGAAACGTCGGGTCCCTGGCCAGGCCCGACCTCAAGCTGCTGCTCGACGCGGCGCCGGACACCATGCACGGGCGCTGGGCAGCGCTGGCGCTGTACGAGCTTAGCGGCGAGACGCGTTGGAGCCTGCGCCTAGTCTATCGGTTGATGGCCGAGGACGATGGTGCGCGGTCCCTGGATGATCTGCCGGGGCTTGATCCGCGGCGTCTGGTCTACCCGCCGACCTGGATCGAGCTGGTCGACGCGCAGTGCCGCATCGAAGATCTCGATCCGGCCTTAATGCTGTCGCTGATCCGCCAGGAGAGCGCGTTCGACGCCGATGCGATCTCCGTGGCCAACGCCCGCGGCCTGTGCCAATTTATTCCGCCGATGGTCGATTCGGCCGCGGCCAGCCTCGGGCTGGAGGGCCTGCGGCCGGACCAGGTCTACGACCCGGAGCTCAACGTGTGCCTCGGCGTGCGCCATCTGCACGACCTGCTGGTCCAACACGACGGCAACATAGTGCTGGCCCTGGCCGGGTACAACGCCACCGAGCCGGTGGCCCTGACCTGGAGCGAGCGCGGACTGGCCGCCATGCCGCCCGATCTGGCGGCCGAGGCGATCATGTTCGCCGAGACCCGCGGCTACGTGAAGACCATCCTGAGCAACGTCGCGGTCTACCGTCGATTGTACCGCACGGGCAGCTTTGAGCTGCAGCAAGGCACGCGAGCGAACTAG
- a CDS encoding glycoside hydrolase family 3 protein, translating to MSETMNQAQTQGDVAQLLAGMTLEQKVGQLFFIGFDEPRSRDTIEELIRESGFGNVILFKRNLRDPLQAAQQNNRLQAVARQSSGVPLLIGIDQEGGRIKRMDQGVTVMPSALYLGLHCGPEQVREAGRIVGSELSAMGFCVNFAPVCDVDSNPANPVIHALMRSFSDDPNQVALLAGAYLEGLQSGGCLGAAKHFPGHGDTGSDSHKGLPVLDIGLDTLRSRELIPYRALIAGGGLSIVMTAHVQYRTLVGDEFQPATLSPRMISGLLRDELGYDGVIVTDDMEMGAIVQTLDPGEAAVRAIEAGCDMLIYCCTPQRQLAARRGILDAVRSGRIDQARIDRSVLRVLELKQRLGLFQTGGMVDTQMIDQRVGTPANRAFRESLDNLPRKPNRPSSGWSPL from the coding sequence ATGAGCGAGACAATGAATCAGGCCCAGACGCAAGGCGACGTGGCGCAGCTGCTGGCCGGGATGACCCTCGAGCAGAAGGTCGGGCAGCTGTTCTTCATCGGCTTTGACGAGCCGCGCTCGCGCGACACAATCGAGGAGCTGATCCGCGAGAGCGGGTTCGGCAACGTGATTTTGTTCAAGCGCAACCTACGCGATCCGCTGCAGGCCGCGCAGCAGAACAACCGCTTGCAGGCCGTGGCGCGCCAGAGCAGCGGCGTGCCGTTGTTGATCGGCATCGACCAGGAGGGCGGCCGGATTAAGCGCATGGATCAGGGCGTGACCGTGATGCCCAGCGCGCTGTACCTGGGGCTGCACTGCGGTCCCGAGCAGGTGCGCGAGGCCGGACGCATCGTCGGCTCGGAACTGAGCGCGATGGGGTTTTGCGTCAACTTCGCGCCGGTCTGCGACGTGGACTCCAACCCGGCCAACCCGGTGATCCACGCGCTGATGCGCAGCTTTTCCGACGACCCGAACCAGGTCGCGCTGCTCGCCGGGGCCTATCTCGAGGGCCTGCAATCCGGCGGCTGTTTGGGCGCGGCCAAGCACTTCCCGGGGCACGGCGACACGGGGAGCGACAGCCACAAGGGGCTGCCGGTGCTCGACATCGGCCTCGACACATTGCGCTCGCGCGAGCTGATCCCCTACCGCGCACTGATCGCGGGCGGCGGACTGTCGATAGTGATGACCGCCCACGTGCAGTATCGCACGCTGGTCGGCGACGAGTTCCAGCCCGCCACGCTCTCGCCGCGGATGATCAGCGGACTGTTGCGCGACGAGCTGGGGTACGACGGTGTGATCGTGACCGACGACATGGAGATGGGCGCGATCGTCCAGACCCTCGATCCGGGCGAGGCCGCGGTACGCGCTATCGAGGCCGGCTGCGACATGCTGATCTACTGCTGCACGCCGCAGCGTCAGCTCGCTGCTCGGCGCGGAATCCTCGATGCCGTGCGCTCGGGCCGCATCGACCAGGCGCGCATCGACCGCTCGGTGCTGCGCGTGCTCGAGCTCAAGCAACGGCTGGGACTGTTCCAGACCGGTGGGATGGTCGACACGCAGATGATCGACCAGCGCGTGGGCACGCCAGCCAACCGGGCGTTTCGCGAGTCGCTGGACAACCTGCCGCGTAAGCCCAACCGGCCGAGTTCCGGTTGGAGCCCGCTGTAA